The following DNA comes from Paenibacillus crassostreae.
TGGCGTTAAATCTGATATCCAGAGTCTTTTGACAGGCTGACTTAGCTTCAGATGTCGCTGAATAAGTGAGAATATATGTTGTCCTTCTCTTCCAGCATCACAAGAATTCACTAGTAAGTTACTTCGTTTAGCTAATTCATCAATGACCTTAAGTTGATCTATCGTTCTCTTGTTCGGAATTAGTTTGAAATTCTCAGGAATGATAGGTAAATCTTTAATATTCCACTTTTTATATTTTTCATCATATGCTTCAGGTTCTGCAAGACCTATTAAATGTCCAATTGCCCATGTAATAATATATTGTTCACCTTCCAAGTAGGAACGATGATTTTTTGCTTTGGGCTCAATTGCGGCAGCTATATTTCGACCCATATCAGGTTTTTCCGCAATAATGAGTGTCTTCAATAGATGGTCACTCCTAACTTACTTAATTCAACACATTATATCGTATCATATTAAAGTTATGTAAACTATTAATTTTCGTAAACTATGGTTTTATTACTTTTTAGTAACCTATGTTAAGCTTTGTTAAATATAAAGTGAAAACACTCATAATGATTACTAGATATACATATATTCATATCGAATTTTGTCGAAATATAAAGTCCCTTATATAACTATATTCGTCTGTCAACCTAGATTAAACCAATATTAATTGCTTTTTCATGCCTAAATAGTTGACAAATAGCTATATATAGGAATAAAATTCAAAAAGAAGAATATCATAATAGGTCGAATTTGAATTCAATTTGTCGAATCGTCCCGATATATCACAAGGGGGAAATTATCATGTTAAAAGCAACAGGAATTGTAAGAAAAGTAGATGAACTAGGACGTATTGTTTTGCCCATAGAATTACGTAGAACACTAGGCATTGATATTAAGGACGGGCTAGAGATATACGTTGATGGAGATCGCATTATTCTTAAAAAGTACGAACCTTCTTGTATTTTCACAGGTGAAGCTGAGAATCTCGTTTATTTCAAAGGTAAAATGATTAGTAAAAGTGCTCTTGAAGAAATGATGGAAGTATATAATCAAAATTTCAGCAAATAATCAAATAGTAATAGATAAAACAAAAATAGAGGTGGCATAACAGTAGATAATTCTACTGATGAGGCACCCCTTTTTCTCATATATCCGAAATAAATGTAGGACTGCTCTCCTTAGATGGCTCATATTCCATGCTAAAGGTGCAGTCCTACTATTCATTCTATAACAGATTAGACAAGTACTGTAGAACCCATTAGATACTTATCTACTTCGCGCGCTACTTCACGACCCTCATTTATAGCCCACACTACAAGGCTTTGGCCACGACGCATATCACCCGCAGCAAATACTTTGTCCACGTTGGTAGTATAAACTCCTTTACGCGCTTTTACATTCGAGCGACGATCCGTTTCAAGCCCTAATTGTTGTATTACACTCTGTTCAGGCCCATCAAACCCTATAGCGATTAATGCCATTTGTGATTTGAAAATACGTTCCGTACCAGGTATTTGTTGATAAGTCTTACTTCCTGACTCATCTACGATCCGTTGAATTTGTATCGTATGCAATTCTTGCAATTGACCAGATTCATCCCCAACAAATTTTGTCGTCATGATCGAGAACTCCCGTGGATCCTGTCCGTACAAAGCCTTAGCTTCCTCTTGCGCATAATCTAAAGTATACACATTCGGAAATTGCGGCCACGGATTACCTAATGTATCACGTTCAAGAGGTGCCTTCTCATGTGTCCCAAATTGTGTGATACTACTACAACCATGACGTAAAGCGGTTGCTACACAATCTGAACCTGTATCCCCACCACCAATCACTATCACATCTTTATCTTGAGCAGTAATGTAGTTACCATCTGATAGATCTGAATCCAAGAAACTCTTAATAGTTCCATTTAAATATGTCATCGCATAATGAACACCCTTTAGATTAGAACCTTCAATGTTGAACTCTCGAGGTTTCGTAGCCCCTCCGCAGAGCACAACTGCATCATAATCATCTACTAATTGCTGTGCTGGGATGCTAACCCCAATCTCAACGTTCGTTACAAATTTGATTCCCTCTGCTTCAAGAAGATCTACACGGCGTTGCACCACACCTTTATCTAGCTTCATCGCTGGTATACCGTATGTTAACAAGCCGCCAATACGGTCAGCACGTTCATAGACCGTCACATGATGACCTGCTTTATTCAATTGAGCTGCTGCCGCAAGTCCAGCTGGACCTGAACCTACAATAGCTACACGTCTCCCAGTGCGATTCTCTGGAGGATGGGGAACAACCCATCCTTCTTCAAATCCTTTATCTATAATGGCTTGTTCAATGGTTTTAATGGTTACGGGTTGTCCTATCAATCCAACTGTGCACGAACCTTCACACGGTGCTGGACAAACTCTACCCGTAAATTCGGGGAAGTTATTTGTCTTATGCAGACGTTCAAGAGCTTCTCTCCACATACCACGATAAATTAAATTATTCCACTCAGGTATAAGATTGTTTACTGGGCAACCAGATGTTCCACCAGCCATATCAATTCCCGTGTGACAATAAGGTGTACCGCAGTCCATACAACGCGCACCTTGTGTCCGAAGTTCTTCTTCAGACATATGTTTATGGAATTCTTCCCAGTCTTTAATCCGATCTAGGGGATCTCTATCTATTGGTAATTGACGACTATATTCCATAAAACCTGTTGGTGTAGACATGGTTCCTTTCCCCCATCCGTTCTCTTCTTGTCAGTGTATATATGTCGGCATAGCCGTTTCTGCTTGATAATCCATAAATACATGCTTAATGTGAAATATTTGTTTACATTATATTAGCATTTGAGCGTTTTTATATTAATGGATTATCAGCCTTATTTTTTGTACTATTTAACACTAACATGACATCTGAAGGAACGATGAAGTATTATTTTCGCAAGTAAGTACAGAAATAATACTCGTATGGATTCTGCTCATCTTGTATACCTTTAGTTCTATCGGTTAAAGTCCAGGCGGTCCAATCTATCTCAGGAAAAGTAATATCACCTTCAAATTCCTCATCAATTCTCGTAACGAGAAGACGATCAGCATAAGGTAACCATTGGGTGTAAATCTGAGCACCACCTATAACCATAAGATCCGCGTCTTTTGCATAATTTAACGCATCTTCCACGGTATGTATCACATGAGCCCCTTGTACCTCGTATGTTTGATCACGAGTCATAATTATATTTATCCGATCCTTTAATGGTTTACCATTAAAGGATTCCCATGTTTTCCTACCCATGACAATAGGCTTATTTATAGTTTCTTGCTTAAAAAAAGCCATATCTCGTGGCAAACGCCAAGGTAGCCCATTATCCTTCCCCATCACACCGTTACGATCCATCGCCCAAATCATGGTAATAGACATTATTCTGCCTCCTTTCTAAATGGCTACTGGTGCTTTAATTCCAGGATGATGTTTATAATCATTGAATTCAAAATCCTCGAAATGATAGTCAAAGATTGAATCCGGTTTGCGTCTTATATTTAACGTTGGTAGTTCATAAGGTTCACGTTGCAACTGTGTCTGAACTTGGTCCATGTGATTTGAATAAATATGAACATCTCCACCAGACCATATAAACTCTCCGACCTCTAAATTACACTGTTGTGCCACCATATGTGTTAGTAACGCATAACTAGCAATATTAAATGGAAGACCTAAGAAGGTGTCTACAGAACGCATGGTAAGCATACAAGAGAGTTTACCTCCAGCCACGTAGAATTGAAATATAAAATGACAAGGCGGTAACTTCATATTATCGATTTCACCCACATTCCAAGCACTCACAATATGACGTCTTGAATCTGGATTGTTCTTAATCGATTCAATGACATTAGCAATTTGATCTATTTTCTTTCCCTCAGCTGATTCCCATGCTCTCCATTGCGAGCCATATACAGGGCCTAATTCACCATTCTCGTCGGCCCATTCATCCCAAATCGATACGCCATTGTCTTTCAAATACTTTATATTCGTATCCCCACTTAAGAACCACAGTAGTTCATGAACGACTGATTTAATATGAACCCTTTTTGTTGTTAAAAGTGGGAATCCTTTGGCTAAGTCGAACCGGAGCTGACGACCGAATACGGACACAGTACCTGTACCTGTTCGATCTTCTTTGCTTGTACCTTGATCTAATATATCTTGTAACAATTCTAAATAATTCTTCATAATGAAATAACACCTCACAATTTTTCTATATCCCTACTATACAACATTTATTATAGCTATTAGTAGATAATCTCAATACATGCCTTACTTATATTTGCACAAAAGAGGCTATCCCTAGCCATTTCCATGGTTTTGGGACAGCCTCATTTATAATGATAGATAAAATAACTTTTATCTTATTATTTCTTACGCGGGGCAATCATGTGAATTGGATTACCAAGACCTAACTCAGCAGTTTCCATGATGATTTCTCCAAGGGTTGGATGTGCATGGATGGTAAGAGCGATGTCTTCAAGAGTTGCACCCATTTCGATAGCTAAACCAAGTTCAGCAATCAAGTTAGAAGCTTCAAGACCAGCAATGTGGCAACCTAGTACAAGATCCGTACCTTCTTCAGAAATCAATTTAACAAATCCATCAGGACTATTCAGAGATAAAGCACGACCGTTACCGGCAAATGGGAACTTAGCTACAACAACTTTATAGCCTTTTTCCTTCGCTTCTTTCTCAGTATAACCTACACTTGCACACTCTGGATCTGTAAATGCTACTGCAGGGATGCATTTGTAATCTACAACAGAAGTGTGACCCGCTATAGCTTCAGCAGCTACTTTACCTTCGTATGAAGCTTTATGCGCAAGTGCAGGACCTGCAACGATATCGCCGATAGCGAAGATATGTGGGAAGTTCGTACGACCTTGATGATCTACTTTTACCAATCCACGATCGGTCATTTCGATTCCTACAAGATCAAGACCAAGTTCACCATCTGTATTAGGACGACGTCCTACAGTAACTAGAAGGTAATCAGCAGTTACTTCTTTGGCTTCTCCACCAACAGAATATTTGACTGTTACATCTTTATCTGTTTGTGTAGCACCTTCTGCTTTAGCATTGGTAATAATCTCAACACCTGTTTTTTCCATACTCTTCACAACCATCTTCGTCATATCTGGATCGAAACCATTAAGAATGGATTCTAGGCCTTCGATGATTGTAATCTTCGTACCGAATTTGGAGAACATTTGGCCAAGCTCAGCTCCAATATATCCACCACCGATAACGATCATGCTCTTTGGAATTTCAGGAAGATTTAATGCTTCTGTCGAAGACATGATACGTCCGCCGAAAGGAAATGGCTTAAGTTCAATTGGACGAGAACCTGTAGCAATAATACAGTTCTTGAAACGGTAACGTGGAGATTCGTGTTCGTTAAAGACACGTGCTTCGTTTTCATTGATGAACATACATTCACCATTGAATACTTCTACTTTGTTACCTTTGAGTAATCCAGCAACGCCACCAGTCAATTTCTTAACAACACTGTTTTTGAAAGCTTGTGTTTTTCCGAAATCCACTTTCACGTTTTCAGCCGTTACACCAAAAGCTTCACCATGTTGTGCAGACTCATATTGATGAGCTGCTGCAATCAAAGCTTTGGAAGGAATACATCCACGATTAAGACATACACCACCAACTTCATCTTTATCAACGATTAATACCTTTTGTCCCAATTGAGCAGCACGAATTGCTGCTACATAACCACCAGGACCTGCACCTATGACTAATGTATCGATATCTAAAGAAGCGTCTCCTACGACCATGATTAAACCTCCATAACTAGCGACTCGGGATTAGCGAGAAGCGATTTAATGTAGTTCATGAAATGTTGTGCAGTCGCGCCATCAATAATACGATGGTCAAAGCTTAGGGACAATGCCATAACTTTCGCTGCAACAATTTCACCATTCTTAATTACTGGTTTGTCAGAAATACGACCTACACCCAAGATAGCAACTTCAGGGAAGTTAATAATTGGTGTAAAGAACATACCACCAGCAGAACCAATATTGGAGATTGAAATGGTACTACCTTTCATTTCGTTCGCGCTCAATTTACCATCGCGTCCACGAATTGCAAGATCAGCAATAGATTCCGCAATCATCCAGATACTCTTACGATCAGCATCTTTAATAACTGGAACAATCAAGCCATTTGGTGTATCTGTTGCAATCCCGATATTATAGTACTTCTTATATACAATTTCATTACTTTCTTCATCAATCATCGCGTTAAGTGCAGGGAATTGGCGACTTGCCGCAACCAATGCTTTTACGATAAATGGAAGATAAGTTACTTTGATTCCTTTTTTCTCAGCGATTGGTTTCATACGAGTACGGAAATCTACTAGATCAGTTACGTCTACTTCATCCATAATCGTAACATGTGGTGCTGTGTAAGCAGATTTAACCATCGCATTAGAGATTGCTTTACGAATTCCTTTGAATGGTACACGTTCTTCATCAAGATTCGCATTACTCGCAACCGCAGTTGTTGAAGCCGCTTTTGCTGGAGCAGTTGTAGTTGCCGCATCTTTAGCTGCACTTGGCGCTGCCGATGCTGCTGGTGCCGCAGTTGCTTGACCACCACTCATGAAGGATTCAACATCTTTTTTCGTGATTTTACCATTTGTACCTGACCCAGTAACGTTAGAGATATTCACACCTTGCTCACGAGCAAATTTACGCACACTAGGTGTAGCTAGAACATCTTTATTGGGAGCAGCTACTGGAGTTGCTGTAGCAGTTGTATTCGCACTGCCTTTTGCTGTGTCTACTTCTTGTGCAGCATGCGCACCTTCTTGCTCAGGCACTTCTCCTTCAGCAGCTATAATAGCCACTACATCACCTACACGACATACTTGACCGTCTTTGGTAAGTACTTCAAGTACTGTACCGTTCACTGGACAAGGAACTTCAACAACGGCTTTATCATTTTGTACTTCCATGACGATATCATCATCAGTGACTTTGTCACCAACTTTGATATGCATTTTAATGATTTCGCCTTCATGCAAGCCTTCGCCTAGTTCTGGGAAACGATATTCAAAATTAACCGATCCAGAATTTGCTGCTGGTGCAGATTGAGTAGCTACTGGTGCTGGTACAGATTGTTCTGCTGCTGGTTCATCTTGCTCAGGCACATCGCCTTCTGCATCAATGATAGCTACCACTTCACCTACACGACATACTTGACCGTCTTTGGTAAATACCTCAAGTACCGTACCATTCACTGGACAAGGAACTTCAACGACTGCTTTATCATTCTGAACTTCCATGACGATATCATCATCAGTGACTTTATCACCAACTTTGATATGCATTTTAATAATTTCACCTTCATGTAGGCCTTCACCTAATTCTGGGAATCGATATTCAAATTTAGCCAATGTTCTTACCTCCTAGATTTGTGACTGACAACTATATTAAAATTCCATCACTTTGTTTACAGCAGTGATGATACGCGCAGGTGTTGGAAGCCATGATTCTTCGATTTGTGCAAATGGATAAACCGTATCTGGTCCTGCAACACGAAGAACTGGAGCTTCAAGATGAAGAATAGCTCTTTCATTAATTTGTGCAATAACTTCAGCTGCAATTCCTGCACTCTTTTGAGCTTCTTGAACTACAATCGCACGATTTGTCTTCTTAATAGAATTAACAATCGTATCAATATCAAGAGGATTCAATGTACGTAGATCAATGATTTCAGCTTTAATTCCGCTCTTTTCCAATTCATCAGCCGCTTTAGTTGCAGTATGCACTGTCATCCCATAAGAAATAATAGTTACATCGGAACCTTCACGAACGATATTAGCTTTACCTAATTCAACGGTATATTCACCTTCTGGTACTTCAGCACGGAAAGCATGATACAAATTCAAATGTTCCATGAAGAATACAGGATCATTATCGCGAATCGAAGCAATCAACAAACCTTTTGCATCATACGGATTGGAAGGTACTACTACCTTTATACCCGGAGTTTGAGCAATCAAACCTTCCAGAGAATCTGTATGAAGTTCTGCGGCTTTAACACCACCACCAAAAGGAGTACGGAAAACGATTGGTGATGTATAGCGTCCGCCTGAACGGTAGCGCATACGTGCTGCCTGAATCAACATTTGATCCAGCGCTTCAAAGATAAATCCAATAAATTGAATTTCTGCAATCGGACGGAATCCTTGAATTCCAAGCCCAACCGCCATACCACCGATTGCTGACTCAGCTAGTGGAGTATCCATTACACGATCTTCACCGAATTCTTTTTGCAAGCCTTCTGTTACACGGAAAACACCACCAACATTCCCTACATCTTCACCGAAGATGAGTACATTGGGGTCACGCTCCAATTCAACGCGCATCGCATCGCGAATCGCTTCTTTCATGTTCATTTGTGCCATTGTTCCATTTCCTCCTTAAACATTAACAGTCAATTACTTGCTTTATATTTCATTAATTAATAATTTTTTATAGAAAATCAGCTTTTTGTTCTTCAAGATATTTTGGTGTTGTTTCAAACATACTATCGATCAAACCAGAAATCGTCATTTTTTCAACTTTTTCTGCTTTTTTGATTTCATCATTTACTTTCGCTTTTGCTTCTTCTCTTACACGAGCAGTATCTTCTTCAGTCCAAAGACCTTTTTTCTCTAGATATTTAGCAAAGCGTGAAATTGGATCTTTTTCACTCCACTGAGTCTCTTCTTCTTTTGTACGATATTTACTAGCATCATCGGACAAGGAATGTGGACGGAAACGATAAGTCACAGCTTCAATCAATGTAGCACCTTCTCCATTACGAGCGCGTTCTGCAGCTTCTTGAACAGCACTAATTACAGCGAATACGTCCATACCATCAATTTTAATACCACGAATACCAGCAGCTACTGCTTTATGCGCGATAGATAGTGCAGCTGTTTGTTTCGAGAATGGTGTTGTAATGGCATAGCCATTATTCTGAACAAAGAAAATAACAGGAAGTTTAAATACGCCTGCATAGTTCAAACCTTCGTAGAAATCACCTTCAGATGAACCACCGTCACCTGTGTACGCAATTGCTACTTGTTTTTGTTTCTTCAATTTGAATCCCATTGCAATACCCATTGCATGAAGGATTTGTGCTCCAATAATAATTTGTGGCATTAGTACGTTAACACCTTCTGGAATTTGACCTCCATGTTGGTGACCACGAGAATATAGGAAAGCTTGATAAAGTGGCAAACCATGCCATACTAGCTGTGGAATATCACGATATCCCGGGCATACAAAATCTTCTTTTTGAAGAGCAAATTCACTACCAACCATTGTTGCTTCTTGTCCAGATACTGGAGCGTAGAAACCAAGACGGCCTTGACGACCTAAATTTACTGCGCGATCATCCCAAGTACGAGTAAATACCATACGGTACATTATTTCTTTCAATTGATCATCAGTAAGCTTTGGCATCATTTTTTCATTAACAATTTCACCTTCTGGAGAAAGAACGGATAGTGCCTCAACTTCCTCTGTATACACTTCATAAGGAACCTTACTCATTTTCTTCACCTCAATAAAAAAATTTGATTATCATGTGCACCTGTTATAGGATTATTATACACCTGTTCTATACGTCCGTCAAAGGAAATTACCTATTGATTTCATTTTCTTTTGATATTTGTATGTATAACAGGATAACATAATTTGTATAACAGTTTTAACAAATCCATAAACATCCATGAGAAAGATCACAAATGTGTACTAGCTTATTAGTAGATGGTATATTAACAACAAAATCCAAGAAAAGGTGATCCAATATGACAGACTCCCGTTATTTGAAACGGACCATTGTTAAAGATCAAATAAACAGCATTCACCTAAATGAAACCCGTAACCTTCGTATATATTTTCCACCAGGCTATAACGAAGTCGTGAGCTACCCCGTTATATATTGCCAAGATGGTGAAGAATTCTTCAATTTCGGAAGAATTGCTACGATCGCAAATCGTATTATTCTAGACGAAGGAGCAGAACCATTTATCATTGTAGGAGTAGAAGTAGATACCTCAGTGCGAACTGCTGAATATGCACCTTTTGGGAGTAGATTTCAATCCTATGTAAAATGCTTCGCTGAAGAAATTATTCCCTATGTGAGTCAGAAATATCCCGTAAGAACCAACCCAGCTG
Coding sequences within:
- a CDS encoding 2-oxo acid dehydrogenase subunit E2, giving the protein MAKFEYRFPELGEGLHEGEIIKMHIKVGDKVTDDDIVMEVQNDKAVVEVPCPVNGTVLEVFTKDGQVCRVGEVVAIIDAEGDVPEQDEPAAEQSVPAPVATQSAPAANSGSVNFEYRFPELGEGLHEGEIIKMHIKVGDKVTDDDIVMEVQNDKAVVEVPCPVNGTVLEVLTKDGQVCRVGDVVAIIAAEGEVPEQEGAHAAQEVDTAKGSANTTATATPVAAPNKDVLATPSVRKFAREQGVNISNVTGSGTNGKITKKDVESFMSGGQATAAPAASAAPSAAKDAATTTAPAKAASTTAVASNANLDEERVPFKGIRKAISNAMVKSAYTAPHVTIMDEVDVTDLVDFRTRMKPIAEKKGIKVTYLPFIVKALVAASRQFPALNAMIDEESNEIVYKKYYNIGIATDTPNGLIVPVIKDADRKSIWMIAESIADLAIRGRDGKLSANEMKGSTISISNIGSAGGMFFTPIINFPEVAILGVGRISDKPVIKNGEIVAAKVMALSLSFDHRIIDGATAQHFMNYIKSLLANPESLVMEV
- a CDS encoding alpha-ketoacid dehydrogenase subunit beta, which translates into the protein MAQMNMKEAIRDAMRVELERDPNVLIFGEDVGNVGGVFRVTEGLQKEFGEDRVMDTPLAESAIGGMAVGLGIQGFRPIAEIQFIGFIFEALDQMLIQAARMRYRSGGRYTSPIVFRTPFGGGVKAAELHTDSLEGLIAQTPGIKVVVPSNPYDAKGLLIASIRDNDPVFFMEHLNLYHAFRAEVPEGEYTVELGKANIVREGSDVTIISYGMTVHTATKAADELEKSGIKAEIIDLRTLNPLDIDTIVNSIKKTNRAIVVQEAQKSAGIAAEVIAQINERAILHLEAPVLRVAGPDTVYPFAQIEESWLPTPARIITAVNKVMEF
- a CDS encoding alpha/beta hydrolase — translated: MTDSRYLKRTIVKDQINSIHLNETRNLRIYFPPGYNEVVSYPVIYCQDGEEFFNFGRIATIANRIILDEGAEPFIIVGVEVDTSVRTAEYAPFGSRFQSYVKCFAEEIIPYVSQKYPVRTNPAETVIAGDSLGGSVSLHIALLYPHLFTRVMSLSGAYYEASQEIIAMEQDLSWLDIYMIVGLQENEFQTDTGTYDFVQLNKDTKNLLQARGAQVHYQEKDGKHLWGFWQKELPEALLYFFEE
- the thyA gene encoding thymidylate synthase — encoded protein: MKNYLELLQDILDQGTSKEDRTGTGTVSVFGRQLRFDLAKGFPLLTTKRVHIKSVVHELLWFLSGDTNIKYLKDNGVSIWDEWADENGELGPVYGSQWRAWESAEGKKIDQIANVIESIKNNPDSRRHIVSAWNVGEIDNMKLPPCHFIFQFYVAGGKLSCMLTMRSVDTFLGLPFNIASYALLTHMVAQQCNLEVGEFIWSGGDVHIYSNHMDQVQTQLQREPYELPTLNIRRKPDSIFDYHFEDFEFNDYKHHPGIKAPVAI
- a CDS encoding dihydrofolate reductase translates to MSITMIWAMDRNGVMGKDNGLPWRLPRDMAFFKQETINKPIVMGRKTWESFNGKPLKDRINIIMTRDQTYEVQGAHVIHTVEDALNYAKDADLMVIGGAQIYTQWLPYADRLLVTRIDEEFEGDITFPEIDWTAWTLTDRTKGIQDEQNPYEYYFCTYLRK
- a CDS encoding glutamate synthase subunit beta, whose translation is MSTPTGFMEYSRQLPIDRDPLDRIKDWEEFHKHMSEEELRTQGARCMDCGTPYCHTGIDMAGGTSGCPVNNLIPEWNNLIYRGMWREALERLHKTNNFPEFTGRVCPAPCEGSCTVGLIGQPVTIKTIEQAIIDKGFEEGWVVPHPPENRTGRRVAIVGSGPAGLAAAAQLNKAGHHVTVYERADRIGGLLTYGIPAMKLDKGVVQRRVDLLEAEGIKFVTNVEIGVSIPAQQLVDDYDAVVLCGGATKPREFNIEGSNLKGVHYAMTYLNGTIKSFLDSDLSDGNYITAQDKDVIVIGGGDTGSDCVATALRHGCSSITQFGTHEKAPLERDTLGNPWPQFPNVYTLDYAQEEAKALYGQDPREFSIMTTKFVGDESGQLQELHTIQIQRIVDESGSKTYQQIPGTERIFKSQMALIAIGFDGPEQSVIQQLGLETDRRSNVKARKGVYTTNVDKVFAAGDMRRGQSLVVWAINEGREVAREVDKYLMGSTVLV
- the pdhA gene encoding pyruvate dehydrogenase (acetyl-transferring) E1 component subunit alpha, whose translation is MSKVPYEVYTEEVEALSVLSPEGEIVNEKMMPKLTDDQLKEIMYRMVFTRTWDDRAVNLGRQGRLGFYAPVSGQEATMVGSEFALQKEDFVCPGYRDIPQLVWHGLPLYQAFLYSRGHQHGGQIPEGVNVLMPQIIIGAQILHAMGIAMGFKLKKQKQVAIAYTGDGGSSEGDFYEGLNYAGVFKLPVIFFVQNNGYAITTPFSKQTAALSIAHKAVAAGIRGIKIDGMDVFAVISAVQEAAERARNGEGATLIEAVTYRFRPHSLSDDASKYRTKEEETQWSEKDPISRFAKYLEKKGLWTEEDTARVREEAKAKVNDEIKKAEKVEKMTISGLIDSMFETTPKYLEEQKADFL
- the lpdA gene encoding dihydrolipoyl dehydrogenase — its product is MVVGDASLDIDTLVIGAGPGGYVAAIRAAQLGQKVLIVDKDEVGGVCLNRGCIPSKALIAAAHQYESAQHGEAFGVTAENVKVDFGKTQAFKNSVVKKLTGGVAGLLKGNKVEVFNGECMFINENEARVFNEHESPRYRFKNCIIATGSRPIELKPFPFGGRIMSSTEALNLPEIPKSMIVIGGGYIGAELGQMFSKFGTKITIIEGLESILNGFDPDMTKMVVKSMEKTGVEIITNAKAEGATQTDKDVTVKYSVGGEAKEVTADYLLVTVGRRPNTDGELGLDLVGIEMTDRGLVKVDHQGRTNFPHIFAIGDIVAGPALAHKASYEGKVAAEAIAGHTSVVDYKCIPAVAFTDPECASVGYTEKEAKEKGYKVVVAKFPFAGNGRALSLNSPDGFVKLISEEGTDLVLGCHIAGLEASNLIAELGLAIEMGATLEDIALTIHAHPTLGEIIMETAELGLGNPIHMIAPRKK
- a CDS encoding AbrB/MazE/SpoVT family DNA-binding domain-containing protein, giving the protein MLKATGIVRKVDELGRIVLPIELRRTLGIDIKDGLEIYVDGDRIILKKYEPSCIFTGEAENLVYFKGKMISKSALEEMMEVYNQNFSK